cctctctcctaaggtataccgaagtgtacctattcccacaagaacgtgaccggcaggggaccccatcccccgaaccaagtcttaatccaatatataaacctaataaagtatatcaaatgaaaacaactcctgaaacatataaGGAAAcattctctccaaaataccatacatacacccaccaaaaccattggagtatctatacaacagtgaaaataagaaaacatatctacccgagatcaaacTGAGTAAATACGTAATCTATACAGAATACAATACCTAAAGTCCTCACACTCGGCTAAAGTtcgagactacacaccagcttatgcgtcccgccgctgaccatcgtcacctatatccaactcacctgaaagggaaaacaagaagaggggtgagccaagaagctcagtagggcatataAAGGGAACACCGAGatccagaaataagaaaacaaggaaTATGATGTATAATATGAAGTACAGTAAATATATAACTATCAGtaaatccaaccaagtaacatgacagccgataagACTATATAGTACCATAACCACAAACATCGGtctccagtaatccataatccataattcataatccatccctggacccaccctaatcctcgtagggtgtctcccagtccaggtccacaccgaaactggatgaggatcggatatcccgatagcatagcctacaccagagagtgTCCTCTGTGATGCACCTaacctcagacggtctataggtacgtacccagtttattgtataatccatcataatccaatatattgggctcctatatgggccccatagtctacatcaaccacctctaatcacctcactcctaaaagcataccaataatgataatcaatagagaatacgtatataacatacaaacatgtcgcatttccacccccggaaactgaTAAAACCATAATacaataagagtccgtgaaatcGGAACCCTATAACGACACGCGAAAGACACAAAAACCCTACTtggaaatcaggatgcaaatacCAAGTACgtgtccctgattaacccctgacttCGAAAGTCAGCCCGCTttgaatctcaaccgggatcaccatctacatcgaaaaacacgatatacgaaaatacagttaaaatacgttcggtcaactatgatcaacggtcaaagtcaacaatcAACGGTCAAACCGTGTCAAACCaagtcaaaccgggtcaaattgggtcaaaccgggtcaactcgGCCAGATTCGGCCCAAACCCATTCAGCATCATtaccggcgatccgaccacccaaaccttcCAAATCTTACGTCAAATTGAacagctcgatgagatgaactcatgaTACCTGAAATAAGCCAAACCGTcgtcggaatcggccggatcgactaaaggaagttcacggtggccgaaACTTCAATCCtcgatttctcccaaaccggagctccattcgacgtgattcaagttgggttacactcgtctcgtcaatgtgcttcttttggtactgACCACGACCACCACCGTCGCCAGAATCACGAAACCGCCGTTGAAcccgtttaagagagagaaagaagagagagagagagagaaaatcatgaaagaagagggtatttttgcaatattttttatttttttattttctttgatttttattttatacaatctttccctttcaaaaacactcatctttcaaaaacacctcttaataaaatgttccattaacttcaaaaatgcgtaataaatccaatttaaatccgatttgaatgattcttgcgccaataattttctttttaaatcccccatttattaaaaatactttcatagttttatcttgatttaatgtttactctccccaaatcccgattcacgatcactgagattcactccacctcgattaacgcgtcaaagtactatgaacagtgtataatcgggtcagggtATTACAAGAATGAACATGGAGATGATAGCACTGTGGATGCTGTAACAAGAAGCATTATTTTTTCAGGTTATAAGAATTGATGAATTTATCAATTATCGGTTCACCGTTATCAATCGATCGATATACCGATCAACGATTATCGACTTTATCTGTAACGGTAATGGTTTGATTATTTGAGTTACCGAAGTGATCGGTATGGTAATAATTTGTGCTAAttattttcaccttttttttttggtgtgttcTCATTTTTATAAGTTGGACCTGCACaaaacgggaaaaaaaaaaagaagaagaagagttttttcaatttttttttttcattttatacaTTTTTTCTATGCTTTgcaattaaatatttaattatatggtacaaaaataaacaacatgaaatgcacaaaattcttGTAGTGGGCAAAGTTGGAGACAAGCAAAAAGTGAAGGGTGCTCAcacaatttttatatcaaaagttATCAATAAATTTACCACAAAATTAAgtacaaaaacataaatattgaACATCAACCTATTATGTTTCAGGTAAACATCCCACCAACATAATGTCATGTAATAGTTTCTTCCAAtgtacaaaataaaagaaaaacaaaaacaaaaacaaaacttgtAATGACTAACAAAATTTGACatttaaaattatatgaaaataatattttctgcAGTGAAATATCATAACCTAAATCACCAAATTCTGTTGAAAGAACAAATAGACTtctaattaaggaaaaaaaaaaaaaactggtaaTGAAAACAAGAATATTAAGAGTCTCCtagaataatttattttcatttggtCTCCTATATATAATGGATTCCTTTTTCATGCTAATTGTATTTGTAAGAACTGCGAACCAACACAGAAAGGGTTGGTCACGTGGGTTTCTCTTGGACTAGTTTATCTTATGTTGACAAATTCCACATGTCATGTCTTCAATGGCTTGCATGATtttcacaaagaaaaaaatctcGTAGTGATAAGGTGTGAATAATGAAAAGAGGACCAATTTCTAACACAGAGTTTGAATTTGAAGCCACACCAACAATGGCGATTTCAACTTCGGAGTGTTCATTGGCTTCCATTAACAATTGCAGAAAGCCCCACAAGTACAATTTCACATCAGTTTACAAATCgctttcttttctctctgtttcataCACCAATTCAAGCGTTCTCCATGTGAGCTGCTCCACCACTTGCTCTTCTGATCACCAAGTGCTCGAAGAAACACCCACCGATTTGCCAGTAGTGCAGCTGGATTTCACATTCCAAGAATCTCAACAGGTTCATCAAGATCAGAGTTCCAAGAATTTAAACGAAACTCTATGTGGGTTATTACAGAATCCTCAGACTGAAAAACTGGCATTTGAGTATTACAAGAAAGCCAGAGAAAACCCAGAATTCAGGCCTGAAAGGTCAATGTTAAGGCTTCTATTCAGGTACTTGGAACAATCAAAGAACTGGGATTTGATTTTGTTAGTTTTTAAGGATTTGGAGAGTTATCATGTTCTGCCAGATGCTTATACCTGTTCAGGATTGATTACTAGTTGTATTTCAGCAAGAAAGTTTAGGGTTTTACAGGGGTTACTCGATGTTGTTCAATTTGATAGTACTATTGCAATTTTGGCATTTGATTCTGCAATGAAAGGCTACAACAAGCTACATATGTTCAAGTGCACTATCGATGTGTACGATAGAATGAACTCGGCTGGAATTTTTCCTAATTCTGAGTGTTATTGCCAGATAATGCAAGCTTGTGGAAAAATTGGTGACAgtgagagagttgtgcaattgttTTGTGAATGtcaaagtagaaagttagagaCATCACCCTCAGTTTCAAGGAAGATGTATAAAATACTGATTGATTCATTAGGGAAATCGGGTCGAGCCTTTGAAGCTCTTGAGTACTTCAGAGATATGACAAAGAAAGGGATTGTGGGGGACTCTTTTGTTTATTCCTCATTGATATGTTCTTTTGcaagaaaaagagaagtaaAAATTGCAGAAGAGCTCTTCAGAGAAGCAGGAGAGAAGAGAATGTTACGGGATCCGGAGTTGTTTTTGAAGCTAGTGCTGATGTATATTGAAGATGGACTAATGGAGAAAACTCTTGAAGTGGCCAGGGCAATGAGAATGGCAAATTTAAAGGTCTCTGATTGCATATTTTGTACAATTGTGAATGGCTACTCGAAAAGGAGAGGGTTTCGGGTCGCAATTAGGGTTTACGAGAAACTGGTCTCGGAGGGTTTCAAACCAGGACAAGTGACTTATGCATCGATCATTAATGCCCATTGCCAAATTGGGCTTTATTCAGAAGCTGAAATGTTGTTTTCAGAGATGACACAAAAGGGTTTTGATAAATGTGTTGTTGCATACTCTAGTATGGTTGCAATGTATGGCAAGACAGGGAGGTTAAATGATGCAATGAAGCTAGTTGCCAAAATGAAAGCCAGAGGTTGTCAGCCAAATGTGTGGATTTACAATTCTCTAATGGATATGCATGGGAGAGCGAAGAATTTCAGACAAGTCGAGAAGCTATGGAAGGAAATGAAGCGACGAAAGGTTGCGCCCGATAAGGTCAGCTACACTACCATTATAAGTGCATATAACTGGTCTAGGGAGTATGACATGTGTGTGAGATACTACCAGGAGTACAGGATCAATGGAGGTACCATAGATAAGGCTATGGCCGGAATCATGATTGGTATTTTCTCTAAGATAAGCCGGATTGATGAATTGGTGAAGCTTCTTCAGGATATGAGATCGGAAGGGACACCATTAGATGGGAGACTTTACTGGTCTGCTTCCAATGCTTTGAGGGATGCAGGGCTTGAAAATCAAGCCAAATGGTTGCAAGAGAACTTGGGGGCTCGTGTGACATCAAGACAGGTTCTATGCTAGCTTCTTCAATCATTCAAAATGTAACCTGTACAGTTCATTACTAGTTGAAGAAAGGATTCATTGAATTATTATCGACTTTGGATCAAATTTCTTGGTCAAAGTTCTCTTCTGCATACCGGTGGCTGTGTTTAGGCCaaagttgttttattttctaattctCTTTCATTTTTACATGTTGGATTTTGTCTCAGTGGTAGGTGAAGTTGTTATTTAATTCTTATAGGTGATCTAGATCCAGGTCTAAAGGGCCGCATCCCTTATGGGTTGCATTTTTTGTTAGTTCGAGTATACGTTTGTATTAATGTCAATGAATCAATTATGTGCTTATATTTTTGGGTTGTACTATTTTTACCACCATGTTTTTCAATCCAGGGAGGATTCAAATCCAAAGGATTCGAATTCAATCCATTTAAGATCAAGGCGAATCGTTATATcacaattcaaatttcaaacaatgaGATCAAATCAAATTCGGGATAAGAAAATTCTAACAGACACACTCCACAACAACTATAAAAAGAGCATTCGACTTATGAATGAAATATGCACAAACAATTCACTATTTATAATACTTTAGTTCTCTCTGAAGCATTCTGACTTGTTATAAAAAGAGCatctgacttgagcgtcggagtatCCCTGGGCCACAAAGGACCGCTCATTCTTATTCTTGCAGGTACCATTATTGATCATCCACATCGCTCCTTGCAATCGGCTTTCGATGTGTCAGATTGTGGCGAAAAGCACATCGACAATTTGGCGCCATTTGTGGGAATCGAGTATTGATTCGGTGAACCTCTACACTACATCACCATAACGGGGACTCCAGAGAGAAAGCCAAGGGTAGAGGAAGTGCCTACTCCCAAAAAAATTGGGGAGAGGCAGAGAAGTCATTAGAAGAGATAGAGAAGTCATCAGGAGAGACAAATAAGTCAATAGGCGAGAGATggagacatgatttctcttgaAGGAGAAATCAGGGAAACTGTGCGTCGCAAGCAAGAAGAGCTCCATCAAGTCAAAGGAAGGGACCAGCATCTTGCAAGCATCATCCACCCGACATATCATAGCAATAGCAGAAGAGTGGAGCACGGGGAGATCCCATAGAAGGAGGAGTCCCTCACCAAAGAGAAGGCGAGGGGGTTCCCCTACGACTAGGAGGGAGCAACACCGCTCCACATCCCCGAGGAAAAGGTATGAAAGATCATGGGACAAAGGGTCTTCAACGCACCACTCTAGGTCTCAAAACCTAGAGAAGTCTCGAAACCCAAGGAAATCTAGGAAGACAAGCCGAAAGCAAGGACGATCTCCTGCTACAAGGAGGATGCGATGCCGCCAGATGACAGGACATGACGCCAGTTGATAAGtccatatattctctcattttagtactctctaaacttggtttttgttagaggattggctATAACAAGGAAtcattactttgttttcctcatttttagTTTTCTCTAGCACTTGAATGGTTTTTGATGCAAAACAGtctattttgaatatttttaagaACTGTCAATTGAAGAAtgaagctaagaccttgaagaacgttggagaatattttgagaatttttggtGAAGCCATTTAACCCAtaatttgaagacaagttgagcAGAATTATGATCTCGACAAAACTATACTACCTGTGAAGAAGTGGATCTAGAAGATTCCACAAAATTTTTCTAGAGACGTGTGAGATGGCCTtggaaagctaagacatcaatCTTCAACTTATATAGTTTTCGGGATTTTTCTGAAGGTTGGAACGTTGTCAGAATCAATGAAAGATGCAGCAgtccaatttccaacttaacttagGAATCAGACTTTCCTTCTATTTGACCGACACcgaagtgtgtgtgtgtacttaccccaagtgtagggtatcggcaaataataaaccggtgagtccgatatcgatccacgaggaagcaatgcaaatttggtaatgaatgatatgcaaatgactagctaacactaataaattCAATGAATAtctaataaaagcaagtaaatgaaatagGCCGAATGACgcggtagcataagcgatttttgtaaccaaaacaagtgagaattggatttaaaacaattaattaaaaacatctaGTCtttaatccgtcccggtggctactcagttctcatactcaaggtatcattgtaAACACACACAAtgatacacaatgcattgtgtgatactatcaatcatgcatatgcaaagagaattgggatataagacttcaattcatatatgtaggccatcgggtctcttaatctacgacgAACGCAAAGGGagaagcacctaatattatggattaatgttcctccttagggctcggcttggctaacaccctagtttcacactcaaagatcaattaaccataactttcccatgcacattcctaaattaacccaaaaccccatcatcaatacacataattaatagctatgcaatggaaaactcaattaattaaggaaatcatgcaatgggtttaacaattctcaatcaaacacattagatgcaatccctagactagacaatccaagaatacaatcaaatatgtcattcttatGTATCCAATCACataactatcacgaaattaaaagagagaaatcgaagctacgactcTTTGAGCATACcatgagtaatcgaaaccttgcacccaccgttggggactagaaactagaaagggaacttagccactcattataatgagaataaacatcaattttatagaagaaaaccaatgtttacaattaaGATCACAAtaactaagcaaaaccctagagagagaaagagagagaaaaactatggtggCTAGATGTTGAAGAGTGAAtcaatgagaaagaaaacccaaatcttagggtttttccttctttttacaAGTAAAattacctatttacccttacaaagctttctcccattggttagatttgagaaatacccaaaaacccaactCAATTAAccattctcggaatgcagaaatcgagcaactgtccggacggttgaaatctgcgTGGACGATTAAAActtctggttccaactgtccagacagattatagtgtgtttggatagTTTGTGCAGATTTTCATTTTTGGCTATAGGTTCACgattctttgacctttttgcctttggattcaactatccaaacatccaatgaaggtgtccggacaaatcttcatctctatgcactTTTCTTCAGTGTTGAGAGCTTCCAactttgtcggtttaatcatattttctgcaaaaccaatgagaggcaactataagagtaaaactaacttaattaaacacaaatacattactttagatactagaaccccctatttagatggtattaggacctcaaaattgaggtccggtcacaccccccaacttagacgttgctagtccctagcaatgcaaacactacctaaaaataaaaacctaactcactgacgtaggaatcacggttgcatttagcatatgcaacaagcctttaaaccacTAGGTCagcctagtggacgagttgtagtctcgtgacggcttatcagagcgatacccacaaacacttgccaagggatccaccattactttgaaagcaccataaatgattcttaagttctcacatgcaagaaatagagctaatcccctaatTCCCCCGCTTAGtcaaaaaaatgcaaaatctttggaaaatcaatctcaatccgtttaaagatgaccaagaacattttatactatgaaaaatatatgtgcaatcaagcaagacaactcaacatattcacacaagtaaaaccttgttatggacccttttggtgttcataaatccccaatcccaaatgtacacaaaaacatgaaagcattgtgctaagtgaatgacttacacaattgaattaaatgtatgtgtttataaaagataatttggatgggcatagctttgagaaagaaatcacctacaagagcaattaatgcattcaccaactcacttccttaccttggatcaaattcatcaaaaggttaaatgggttgtaatgtggctacgggacaaggtaggaagaatttggcattaggtaacaagttgcaaggttaagtttaaacacgtgagctaaattctcattttgtcactgtaggggtcaaagtcaacctcaacaaattatatgggtcatgttcaacccaacaacaacataaaagcccaacagaggctagggccccgaagcccaacaacataaaacagacAAGAACTTACAGTCCAAAAGGATTTGGTCTTGTCAAGGCAGTACAaagccgatgcaaataaggccgaaccaataactaagggacgaagccgaagataaggcagttccttgTTAAATGGTGACAGCCGAAACTACTATAAACTACTGCAAACTGCTGCAAACTactacaaactcctccaaactaccgtaaactcctccaaactgctatgaacttctctaactgccacaactgctggtaactgctcaagaaaagcataaaaggagttcattaggagggtggTGGGGGGATTCGGACTCGGAGGGGGGATTTCTTACTCGCACtgtattcacaagtgataaataaaataccatatcattctgcaccgtggacctaggctaaaagctgaaccacgtaaaatctctctgttttgtcttatatttgcccattcattctccataattcgattgtcgataatttacatcaacagtcaccccttccattataccacaaatccaaacacttctcatcctttacacacaaaggattaactttattgcatacacctctttttgatgtttttcttctcttttctatgttttcttttcttttcttctttttttttctctctttttttttcgaaaatgaacaacaattaTTCAACAACCCTTAATTTTTTCCAACATAAGAAAGagtaatatcactaccaacttattttttttcaagctcctactcaacatTGCAATCAAAGGtaggaagtatttaaggaagtggttcacacaaggcttgtaagtgaaataaaaaggcttcaagaaatttaggcttataatcactcacaaatgaataggctaggctcaaatctctcaacctaatgaatcattcaatccgaaaatcacaagcaagtggcaaatacaaaaatcacacttctcagtaatcaaatgtaatgtttaCAAAGCTATTAAAGAACATACGcataggatgtcaaatgaatatcaatgaagagcatcacccaaaacccaatgtatatcaatgaagaatggctcaaaagaatgagaagggtaaaaaaaagtaattttcaGACAAAAAGATCCAAAAAcatagtcatacaaatgcttcaatgtcAATATGCCTACACAAccataattttgatataaaactaGGTcacaatcatcccaagaaagattgattgcaattatcccactcaattgcatgtatcaacttcccaaaagaaatcaagaaacctactctacacttccacgtttgaacaagaacaataaattaacgttcaaattggtagtgaatcccaaaagcgtcTACCCTTCCCTACCTAGGGTTAAACTAGTCATTTCTGTGTTACAACAAAGCACAATACAATatgatagagggtaggaaatcataccatactcttcaaaagtggtcggaatcatgagaaacgaagcatatcctgaaaaaagttaataccaaccacactatccaagcatgatacaacaagattttttattttttttttcaaaattttcaaatttttgatattcacaa
The window above is part of the Tripterygium wilfordii isolate XIE 37 chromosome 3, ASM1340144v1, whole genome shotgun sequence genome. Proteins encoded here:
- the LOC119995100 gene encoding pentatricopeptide repeat-containing protein At5g13770, chloroplastic, producing MKRGPISNTEFEFEATPTMAISTSECSLASINNCRKPHKYNFTSVYKSLSFLSVSYTNSSVLHVSCSTTCSSDHQVLEETPTDLPVVQLDFTFQESQQVHQDQSSKNLNETLCGLLQNPQTEKLAFEYYKKARENPEFRPERSMLRLLFRYLEQSKNWDLILLVFKDLESYHVLPDAYTCSGLITSCISARKFRVLQGLLDVVQFDSTIAILAFDSAMKGYNKLHMFKCTIDVYDRMNSAGIFPNSECYCQIMQACGKIGDSERVVQLFCECQSRKLETSPSVSRKMYKILIDSLGKSGRAFEALEYFRDMTKKGIVGDSFVYSSLICSFARKREVKIAEELFREAGEKRMLRDPELFLKLVLMYIEDGLMEKTLEVARAMRMANLKVSDCIFCTIVNGYSKRRGFRVAIRVYEKLVSEGFKPGQVTYASIINAHCQIGLYSEAEMLFSEMTQKGFDKCVVAYSSMVAMYGKTGRLNDAMKLVAKMKARGCQPNVWIYNSLMDMHGRAKNFRQVEKLWKEMKRRKVAPDKVSYTTIISAYNWSREYDMCVRYYQEYRINGGTIDKAMAGIMIGIFSKISRIDELVKLLQDMRSEGTPLDGRLYWSASNALRDAGLENQAKWLQENLGARVTSRQVLC